The following proteins are encoded in a genomic region of Arcobacter suis CECT 7833:
- a CDS encoding MoaD/ThiS family protein → MVTIEFLGPINKENMNLEIKNLTQLSEILKDDEKVSSWLETCAVAVNDTLISSKDITLNDGDKVSLLPPVCGG, encoded by the coding sequence ATGGTAACAATAGAATTTCTAGGGCCAATTAATAAAGAAAATATGAATTTAGAGATAAAAAATTTAACTCAATTAAGTGAAATTTTAAAAGATGATGAAAAAGTCTCTTCTTGGCTAGAAACTTGTGCAGTTGCAGTTAATGATACATTGATTTCTTCAAAAGATATTACTTTAAATGATGGAGATAAAGTTTCACTTCTTCCTCCTGTTTGTGGTGGTTGA
- a CDS encoding undecaprenyl-diphosphate phosphatase, with translation MTVLDSIILGIVEGFTEFLPISSTGHLIAVSEFLGIEQTNINKAFEVIIQFAAILAVILTYPSKFTFKHIDLWTKILIAFLPIATLGFIFSKQVKAMFSIEIVAWMFIIGGIVFLIVERFYKEEETHTLDVEDVTYKQAAWIGLAQIFALIPGTSRAGASVIGAMLVGLNRKTSAEFSFLLAFPVMCATTAYDLLKHHEELLVGANLLNLAVGFVVSFTVGFLTIKIFLKFLERFTFVAFGIYRIIFGILLLIIL, from the coding sequence ATGACAGTTTTAGATTCCATAATATTAGGAATTGTAGAAGGATTTACAGAGTTTTTACCAATATCTTCAACAGGGCATTTAATTGCAGTAAGTGAATTTCTAGGAATAGAACAAACTAATATAAATAAAGCGTTTGAAGTTATTATTCAATTTGCAGCCATATTAGCTGTGATTTTGACATATCCATCAAAATTTACATTTAAACATATTGATTTATGGACAAAAATTCTTATTGCATTTTTACCAATAGCCACTCTTGGTTTTATATTTTCTAAACAAGTTAAGGCAATGTTTAGTATTGAAATTGTCGCTTGGATGTTTATTATTGGTGGTATTGTTTTTTTAATTGTTGAAAGATTTTACAAAGAAGAAGAAACACATACTTTAGATGTTGAAGATGTTACATATAAACAAGCAGCATGGATTGGATTAGCTCAAATTTTTGCATTAATTCCTGGAACTTCACGAGCAGGAGCTAGTGTAATTGGAGCAATGTTAGTTGGACTTAATAGAAAAACAAGTGCTGAATTTTCATTTTTATTAGCATTTCCTGTTATGTGTGCTACAACTGCTTATGATTTATTAAAACATCATGAAGAACTTTTAGTTGGTGCAAATTTATTGAATTTAGCTGTTGGGTTTGTGGTTTCATTTACTGTTGGATTTTTAACAATAAAAATATTCTTAAAATTCCTAGAAAGATTTACTTTCGTAGCTTTTGGAATTTATAGAATAATTTTTGGTATTTTACTTCTTATTATTTTGTAA
- a CDS encoding MqnA/MqnD/SBP family protein, with protein sequence MIFAKIDFINLLPFHIFIKKNINSFQQKASIEYKKSYPSVITEKFKKRKVDSAFISSIASRDEKFLDFGIVAHDDVLSVLLIPGIEQSDYQSKTSNALAKVLDLKGKVIIGDKALNFYHQNKEIEKIDLAKQWKNKYNLPFVFAVLCFNKNEKSLNKLTKNFNKKQIKIPQYILEQYSNRSGVSKKHILEYLKKIDYNLGIKEKRALKLFLKLTKEKGLR encoded by the coding sequence ATGATATTTGCAAAAATTGATTTTATAAATTTATTACCCTTTCATATTTTTATAAAAAAAAATATTAATTCATTTCAACAAAAAGCCAGCATTGAATACAAAAAGTCTTATCCTTCTGTTATAACTGAAAAATTTAAAAAACGAAAAGTTGATAGTGCTTTTATCTCTTCAATTGCTTCAAGAGATGAAAAATTCTTAGATTTTGGCATTGTAGCTCACGATGATGTTTTATCAGTATTATTAATTCCAGGAATTGAACAAAGTGATTATCAGTCAAAAACTTCAAATGCTTTAGCAAAAGTTTTAGATTTAAAAGGAAAAGTAATAATTGGTGATAAAGCTTTAAATTTTTACCACCAAAATAAAGAAATAGAAAAAATTGATTTAGCAAAACAGTGGAAAAATAAATATAATCTACCTTTTGTTTTTGCAGTTTTATGTTTTAATAAAAATGAAAAATCATTAAATAAATTAACTAAAAATTTCAATAAAAAGCAAATAAAAATTCCTCAATATATCTTAGAACAATATTCAAATAGGAGTGGTGTTTCAAAAAAACATATTCTAGAATACTTAAAAAAAATCGATTATAACTTAGGAATAAAAGAAAAAAGAGCCTTAAAACTCTTTTTAAAATTAACAAAAGAAAAAGGATTAAGATGA
- a CDS encoding molybdopterin synthase catalytic subunit, with translation MENRKEFLQLFDGNLPVEQITNSWYNKYKNSNFGAIITFVGIVRDENKIEGLSFDIYEPILNSWFDSWQKKAKEKDAIVLMAHSRGDVFNHESSYIAAVCSPKRRVALELIDEFVEDFKAQAPIWKYDIINNQRVYAKDRSTAISGAGILS, from the coding sequence ATGGAAAATAGAAAAGAATTTTTGCAACTATTTGATGGAAATTTGCCTGTTGAGCAAATTACAAATTCTTGGTATAACAAATATAAGAATTCTAATTTTGGAGCAATTATCACATTTGTTGGTATTGTAAGGGATGAAAATAAAATTGAAGGATTATCTTTCGATATTTATGAACCGATTCTAAATTCATGGTTTGATTCTTGGCAAAAAAAAGCAAAAGAAAAAGATGCAATAGTTTTGATGGCACACAGTCGTGGTGATGTTTTTAACCATGAAAGTTCATATATAGCAGCTGTTTGTAGTCCAAAAAGAAGAGTTGCTTTAGAGTTAATTGACGAATTTGTTGAAGATTTCAAAGCACAAGCTCCAATTTGGAAATATGATATTATAAACAATCAAAGAGTTTACGCAAAAGATAGAAGTACAGCAATAAGTGGCGCTGGAATTTTATCTTAA
- a CDS encoding peptidoglycan D,D-transpeptidase FtsI family protein, with the protein MPSKKIEKVDKTKKIVILFSFIFLCLSILFFSVFRTITEKRHMPSLKGEKSELSVRGDIISSDNFKIASSKKVYKAMIDTRYLDPAKEELFLNLFSIYSNIDYKTLKEKLNEGRKEPGSLVLSYSIDSRSAKNLKELAFKLIQLNVFESKLINGAKILRGLTISESGEKRTFSYNDTLTPVVGYISKFESESGKTKVNGIKGLEKNYNKVLNQSKDGILQGDRDVLSYISFDKNSIIRKRIDGATLNLNIPLKLQKNNETTLDMHKKKLSADEIIVSIMENKTGKILTMASSNRFNPEKITKEDIPSLNVNAIEYQFEPGSIIKPISISLAMDKNLVKKNESFYAYNEGVKTAKGFPRGGYKIGRFTIKDDHQFGKHNLSLDDIVMYSSNIGTLQIAQRLTGPEFYEGMKRFGFTRKTGIDLPYEKKGLMPKVWQFSAGDKDKRDNVFKATVSFGQGMTSTFIQVIKAYSTFNNDGYMITPRIVSHLTYDNNKYKPYDDKLEKVISKETADEMKKMLIKTVTDGTGKAARIDGLEIGGKTGTAQIARGGKYLKEYISSFFGFVNDEHNNSYTIGVTVINPISTGPNWYYYYASSSAVPVFREIVQNLVKLNYLVPKENIDFDKKVKEDIIPD; encoded by the coding sequence ATGCCTTCAAAAAAAATCGAAAAAGTTGATAAAACAAAAAAAATAGTGATTCTATTTTCATTTATTTTTTTATGTTTAAGTATTTTATTTTTTTCAGTATTTAGAACAATTACTGAAAAACGACATATGCCTTCGTTAAAAGGTGAAAAATCAGAATTATCAGTAAGAGGTGATATTATAAGTTCTGATAATTTTAAAATTGCTTCTTCAAAAAAAGTCTATAAAGCAATGATTGATACAAGATATTTAGATCCAGCAAAAGAAGAACTTTTTTTAAATTTATTTTCAATCTATAGTAACATCGATTATAAAACATTAAAAGAAAAATTAAATGAAGGAAGAAAAGAACCAGGAAGCTTAGTTCTTTCATATAGTATTGATTCAAGATCAGCTAAAAATCTAAAAGAATTAGCCTTTAAATTAATCCAATTGAATGTATTTGAAAGTAAATTAATTAATGGAGCAAAAATATTAAGAGGTTTAACAATTAGCGAAAGTGGAGAAAAAAGAACATTTTCATATAATGATACCTTAACTCCTGTTGTTGGATATATTTCAAAATTTGAATCAGAATCTGGAAAAACAAAAGTAAATGGAATTAAAGGTTTAGAAAAGAATTATAATAAAGTATTAAATCAATCAAAAGATGGAATTTTGCAAGGAGATAGGGATGTACTATCATACATATCTTTTGATAAAAATTCAATAATTAGAAAAAGAATAGATGGTGCTACTTTAAATCTTAATATTCCTCTAAAATTACAAAAAAATAATGAAACTACATTGGATATGCATAAAAAGAAATTAAGTGCAGATGAGATTATTGTTTCAATTATGGAAAACAAAACTGGTAAAATCTTAACAATGGCATCTTCAAATAGATTTAACCCTGAAAAAATCACTAAAGAAGATATTCCTTCATTAAATGTTAATGCAATTGAATATCAGTTTGAACCAGGTTCAATTATAAAACCTATTTCTATTTCACTTGCTATGGATAAAAATTTAGTTAAAAAAAATGAAAGTTTTTATGCCTATAATGAAGGAGTAAAAACAGCAAAAGGCTTTCCAAGAGGTGGATATAAAATAGGAAGATTTACTATTAAAGATGACCACCAATTTGGAAAACATAATTTATCTTTGGATGATATTGTAATGTATTCATCAAATATTGGTACTTTACAAATTGCTCAAAGATTAACTGGACCAGAATTTTATGAAGGTATGAAAAGATTTGGTTTTACAAGAAAAACAGGAATAGATTTACCTTATGAAAAAAAAGGTCTTATGCCAAAAGTTTGGCAATTTTCTGCTGGAGATAAAGATAAAAGAGATAATGTTTTTAAAGCAACTGTATCTTTTGGACAAGGGATGACTTCAACTTTTATACAAGTTATAAAAGCTTATTCAACATTTAATAATGATGGATATATGATTACACCAAGAATTGTTTCTCACTTAACATATGATAATAATAAATACAAACCTTACGATGATAAACTTGAAAAAGTAATTTCAAAAGAGACTGCAGACGAAATGAAAAAGATGCTGATTAAAACAGTAACTGATGGAACGGGAAAAGCTGCAAGAATTGATGGTTTAGAAATTGGTGGGAAAACTGGAACAGCTCAAATTGCAAGAGGAGGAAAATATTTAAAAGAATATATTTCATCTTTTTTTGGTTTTGTAAATGATGAACATAATAACTCATACACAATCGGAGTAACAGTAATTAATCCCATATCCACTGGACCCAATTGGTATTATTATTATGCTTCGTCATCTGCTGTTCCCGTTTTTAGAGAAATTGTTCAAAATTTAGTAAAATTAAATTATTTAGTTCCTAAAGAGAATATTGATTTTGACAAAAAAGTAAAAGAAGATATAATTCCAGATTAA
- a CDS encoding UDP-N-acetylglucosamine--N-acetylmuramyl-(pentapeptide) pyrophosphoryl-undecaprenol N-acetylglucosamine transferase, with the protein MSETVVVTGGGTGGHLKVADAFIEEFHNRGINVIFIGSSNGQDKAWFEHDRRLKKAFFLDTRGVVNKNSFGKVKSLLNIFSKTLYCLNLYSKYNIKMVISVGGFSAAAATFASILKFGCKLYIHEQNSKMGKLNEITSKFATEVFSSFDENSLVKDYPVAKEFFNTARVRDKIKTIAFFGGSQGAICINDFALKLAPRLNEMGIKIIHQTGKNDFLRVKEEYEKLNIKADIFDFSKDIPNKMSSADFAVSRAGASTLWELCANSLPTFFIPYKHAAGDHQYYNAKALFDKDLCFLKREDELNVDEFFEIINSDIHKISIELISSINPNAISLIINIILQNNKK; encoded by the coding sequence ATGAGTGAAACGGTTGTAGTTACAGGTGGTGGAACAGGTGGGCATTTGAAAGTTGCTGATGCTTTTATTGAAGAGTTTCACAATCGTGGAATTAATGTAATTTTTATAGGTTCGTCAAATGGTCAAGATAAAGCTTGGTTTGAACATGATAGAAGATTAAAAAAAGCATTTTTTTTAGATACAAGAGGAGTTGTTAATAAAAACTCTTTTGGTAAAGTTAAATCTTTATTAAATATCTTTTCAAAAACTTTATATTGTCTAAATTTATATTCTAAATATAATATTAAAATGGTTATTTCCGTAGGTGGATTTTCAGCAGCAGCAGCTACTTTTGCTTCAATATTGAAATTTGGATGTAAATTATATATACATGAACAAAACTCAAAAATGGGTAAATTAAACGAAATTACATCAAAATTTGCAACAGAAGTTTTTTCTTCATTTGATGAAAATTCTTTAGTAAAAGATTATCCAGTTGCAAAAGAATTTTTTAATACTGCACGGGTAAGAGATAAAATAAAAACTATTGCTTTTTTTGGTGGTTCTCAAGGAGCAATTTGTATAAATGATTTTGCTTTAAAATTAGCTCCACGATTAAATGAAATGGGAATAAAAATTATTCATCAAACAGGGAAAAATGATTTTCTAAGAGTAAAAGAAGAATATGAAAAATTAAATATAAAAGCTGATATTTTTGATTTCTCAAAAGATATTCCTAATAAAATGTCAAGTGCAGATTTTGCAGTAAGCAGGGCAGGTGCTTCTACTTTATGGGAATTATGTGCTAATTCTCTACCAACTTTTTTCATTCCTTATAAACATGCAGCTGGTGATCATCAATACTATAATGCAAAAGCTTTATTTGATAAAGATTTGTGTTTTTTAAAAAGAGAAGATGAGTTAAATGTAGATGAATTTTTTGAGATTATAAATTCAGATATTCATAAAATTAGCATTGAATTAATAAGTTCAATCAATCCAAATGCTATATCTTTAATTATAAATATAATTTTACAAAATAATAAGAAGTAA
- the hisJ gene encoding histidinol-phosphatase HisJ, whose product MRIDLHNHTILCNHATNSVDEYVQRAIELGIDEYGFADHAPMNYDPKYRMDISQKQQYEKWVLDAKEKYKDKIKILLGYEVDYLDGYILDEIIKSKVDYLIGSVHFLRNKSDMWGFDNPEFIGVYKSKDIDSIWIEYFDAIKSMAKTGLFDIVGHFDLIKVFKFLPKKDIRLIAKDALLEIKKSNMVLEINPAGLRKPINETYPSKQLLELAFEMQIDITFGSDAHSTDQVGFMYDKALLLATEVGYKKCISFENRDKKVITL is encoded by the coding sequence ATGAGAATAGATTTACATAATCACACAATATTATGTAACCATGCAACAAATAGTGTTGATGAATATGTTCAAAGAGCAATTGAATTAGGAATTGATGAATATGGTTTTGCAGATCATGCTCCAATGAATTATGATCCAAAATATAGAATGGATATTTCTCAAAAACAACAATATGAAAAATGGGTATTAGATGCAAAAGAAAAGTATAAAGATAAAATAAAAATTTTGTTAGGTTATGAAGTTGATTATTTAGATGGTTATATTTTGGATGAAATTATAAAATCAAAAGTAGATTATTTAATAGGTTCTGTACATTTTTTAAGAAATAAAAGTGATATGTGGGGTTTTGATAATCCTGAATTTATTGGTGTGTACAAATCAAAAGATATTGATAGTATTTGGATTGAATATTTTGATGCAATAAAATCAATGGCAAAAACAGGTTTATTTGATATTGTTGGACATTTTGATTTAATCAAAGTGTTTAAATTTTTGCCTAAAAAAGATATTAGATTAATTGCAAAAGATGCTTTATTGGAAATTAAAAAATCAAATATGGTTTTAGAAATTAACCCTGCAGGTTTGAGAAAACCAATAAATGAAACTTATCCCTCTAAACAGTTATTAGAATTAGCTTTTGAAATGCAAATTGATATTACTTTTGGTTCAGATGCACATAGTACAGATCAAGTAGGATTTATGTACGATAAAGCTTTACTTTTAGCAACAGAAGTAGGGTATAAAAAATGTATAAGTTTTGAGAATAGAGATAAAAAAGTGATAACATTGTAA
- a CDS encoding FtsW/RodA/SpoVE family cell cycle protein, whose product MYFNKTNIKSNNNNLNNNEADYPLFILVSLLIISSIIFSYSLTIYTVEFFGYDQFHFFIRQALVGIVAIFIMWYFSMLDPDKLVKKVGMSLFVVFFVLMILMPFLPASLVTESGGANRWIRLPGFSLSPVEFFKIGFIYFLSWSFHRKVIHKPKKIGLIEEVLLLSPYFLTFFVVVFIIAFLQKDLGQVVLLAIILVILLIFANRSFKIFLALGTIAVVGVIGLIIAAPHRIKRIHSWWAMVQDGILSVLPSWAEPYLRIDELPEPYQVSHSLNAIHNGGFFGQGVGLGDIKVGFLSEVHTDFVLAGITEEIGLVGLMLFSTIIFLIIWRIFKISRRVDNPIYHLFTLGIALMIIIAFLINSYGISGMIPIKGIAVPLLSYGGSSMLSMAISIGLVLSISKVSNERDYVNKKVNSK is encoded by the coding sequence ATGTATTTTAACAAAACTAATATTAAATCAAATAACAATAATTTAAATAATAATGAAGCTGACTACCCTTTGTTTATATTGGTGTCACTATTAATTATTTCAAGTATAATTTTTTCATATTCCTTGACCATATATACAGTGGAATTTTTTGGATATGATCAATTTCATTTTTTCATAAGACAGGCTTTAGTTGGTATTGTTGCCATCTTTATAATGTGGTATTTTTCAATGTTAGATCCTGATAAGCTAGTAAAAAAAGTTGGAATGTCACTGTTTGTGGTATTTTTTGTTTTAATGATATTAATGCCTTTTTTACCAGCCTCATTAGTAACAGAATCAGGAGGGGCAAATAGATGGATTAGGCTTCCTGGATTTTCTTTATCTCCTGTTGAGTTTTTCAAAATTGGATTTATATATTTTTTATCTTGGTCATTTCATAGAAAAGTTATTCATAAACCAAAAAAAATTGGATTGATTGAAGAAGTTTTACTTTTATCTCCATATTTTTTAACTTTTTTTGTTGTTGTATTTATTATTGCTTTTTTGCAAAAAGATTTAGGTCAAGTAGTATTACTAGCAATTATTCTGGTTATTTTATTGATTTTTGCTAATAGATCATTTAAAATATTTTTAGCTTTGGGAACTATTGCTGTTGTGGGAGTTATTGGATTAATTATTGCTGCGCCTCATAGGATTAAAAGAATACATTCTTGGTGGGCAATGGTTCAAGATGGGATTTTATCTGTTTTACCTTCTTGGGCTGAGCCATATTTGAGAATTGATGAATTACCTGAACCATATCAAGTTTCTCACTCTTTAAATGCAATTCATAATGGCGGTTTTTTTGGTCAAGGTGTTGGACTGGGTGATATTAAAGTTGGATTTTTATCTGAAGTTCATACCGACTTTGTACTTGCAGGAATTACAGAAGAGATAGGATTAGTTGGGTTAATGTTATTCTCAACTATAATATTTTTAATAATTTGGAGAATATTTAAAATTAGTAGAAGAGTGGATAATCCTATTTATCACCTATTTACATTAGGAATTGCATTGATGATAATAATTGCATTTTTAATAAATTCTTACGGTATATCTGGGATGATTCCTATTAAAGGTATTGCAGTTCCTTTATTATCTTATGGAGGTTCTTCTATGCTTTCAATGGCAATTTCTATAGGTTTAGTTTTATCCATTAGTAAAGTTTCAAATGAAAGAGATTATGTTAATAAAAAGGTCAATAGTAAATGA